A genome region from Erigeron canadensis isolate Cc75 chromosome 3, C_canadensis_v1, whole genome shotgun sequence includes the following:
- the LOC122590598 gene encoding uncharacterized protein LOC122590598 — MARFLSQTLIRSSSLSSSITNPLKFGSLQPNRFSSRSGTHQLHETDVESSSSSSDSEVISKKIDDIIRTIIVKESAPDWIPFVPGSSYWVPPFRKNVTEAINNVTTDFDQLLAVSSPSRGYPSSAYFLHGTLPVHPVDVNADKNRENVLQSEDEEG; from the exons ATGGCTCGATTTCTGTCACAAACCCTGATCAGATCCTCATCATTATCATCCTCAATAACAAACCCATTAAAATTTGGAAGTTTACAGCCAAACAGATTCTCAAGCCGATCAGGAACCCATCAGTTACACGAAACCGATGtcgaatcatcatcatcgtcgtctgATTCCGAGGTAATATCCAAAAAAATCGATGATATAATTCGTACCATAATTGTTAAAGAATCAGCACCCGATTGGATTCCTTTTGTTCCTGGGTCTTCTTATTGGGTCCCACCTTTTCGTAAAAACGTAACTGAAGCTATAAACAACGTCACGACGGATTTTGATCAACTTTTGGCCGTTTCTTCGCCCTCCCGTGGCTATCCTTCTTCTGCTTATTTCCTTCACG GTACTCTCCCGGTACATCCTGTTGATGTGAATGCTGATAAGAATCGAGAGAATGTTTTACAGTCTGAGGACGAGGAAGGATGA